The genomic interval GGTACATCTACCTATGAAACCATACGTTATAATGGAGTCCTCAGGTCCCTGTACATCACACTAGCAGATCATGTCACTGTACCCTACGCTGTTGAAAAATACAACAAAGTTAGTTCTGTTAGGAGCCAGACTCACTATTTCGTCTCCAGGTTTGCATTGGTCCACCAGGTCAGCCAACAGGATGGCATCTTTGGAGCGTGGGAGGCGGCCAGCGGCGATCTTCCCGGGGCTCTCCTGGATGGTGATTCGCTGGTAGTTCTGGTACACAGTCTgtggagaaaaaagaaaaaaaagtgttattaTTCCACTTTTCCTTCCTGTATTTATTAAATGATGGAAATCAAGTCACCAGGGTCAAACGTGTGTCAAGAGCCTGATTGGTCGACTGGCACTCGGCTTCACTTCCTCGTTCTAATCTCATTAGATTCTCTATTGGTTCACTCACCTAGATTCTATATTGCTATTGGCCCACTACCTTAGAGCATATCTATTTGGTCGACTGGACTCACCAACTCCATATTGATGTCAAAAGGTCCGAAGGACTGGCACTCAGGGCAAGACCCTGGCTTCACTTCCTGGTTCTGGGACTGGAAGAAGGGCCCCAGGATGAAGTTACACTTGTTACAGTTGTACTTGACCATGCCCAGCTGAGGCAGAACACCTGTACAGCAGGTCACCACTCCACTGGTACGGATCAACTGGTTCAGGTGGAGTTGTCTAGAGAGGACAAGAGGGAAAAAACAAAGGCTCATGTTTTGGAAAGAGGCAAATCAATCCTATTAGTCCTATAGAGGGAGTGGTGCAAGAGGCTGCATTTGTGAGCACCTCCCCTCTAATATTCTACCTCAAATcacatttataaagcccttttcttacatcagctgtacagaaacccagcctaaaaccccaaagagcaagcactgcagatgtagaagcacaatggctaggaaaaactccctagaaaggccggaacctaggaagaaacctagagaggaaccaggctctgaggggtggccagtcctcttctggctgtgccgggtggagataacagaacatggccattcAAGGATGATCGAACTTTCATAGATGGCCAGCAGGGCCAAATAATAGCTCTGTAACAACTGTAGATGAGATTAGCCTcagtctttgttgttgaaaaagTTGCCCCCCATCCCATCTACTAATGCCTACTTTGTATCACTGAGTCTACTTTTAAAATCATGGAAGACACGTGATCATTTCCTATCAGTATTTACCTGAGGGATCTCAGCTCTTCGACGAGGGGCAGGTTGCAGATCCTGATGTGGATCTCGTGAGCGATGCGGTCATATTTGGGGTACATGGCCAGGACTACTTCCTTGGCTGCCTCGTCAAATATCTTCAGCATCTCAGTAGGGGCCTCGGGCAGGAAGTAGGCCAGGACATGCTCCCTGGCTGCTAGGTCCTCGTAGTTCACCACCAGACTCTCCTTGTTCTCTGGAAGTTTTAAATAGATCATCATTGGTTATTTACATACATTATAAAAAAGAAAAATTAAAATCAGCATTTCAGTAGGTGCCTCAGGCAGGAAGTAGGCCAGGACATGCTGCTACATCCTGATAGCTCACCAGTCTGTCCTTGTTCTCTGTGAGAAGTTTAAAATAGATTTAATCTAGTACTTTTATTGAATACCTTTACACATGTCGGTGATCTTCTCCTTGAACACGTTGTGGCCGTTCTCATCCACGTGGGTGCGCAGGAAGTTCTTAAAGCGGTGGTATATCTCCAGACGAGGAGCGGCCATGACCACCCACTCCCTGACTGAGTGACCCTACAACCAACCAATCACAGGGAAATAAATAaagacattttaaaaagtctgaaAAACTAAACAAATAATAAAAACAACTTTTGTTTCTTACCTTCATGTCCTCCAGGTTTTCAATGCTCTCAATCATCTCatcatcctctccctccaccccggACCCATCTGCAGCCCGCTCAGCCAGGCGACGCCTCCGGGCCGGGCGctcatcctcatcctcactgTCTGGAGGAAGAGAATTGAGTAGAAATAAGTAGAGTTCATCGATGCGGCAAGCTTAGGATAATTCTCATCCTCACTGTTATGATGAACAGAAAGGTTTGGGAAGAAAAGTGACCGATTAGTGGAAGTCGTTGATGCAGCAAGGTTTGGAGTTACTTCATACATTCCACAAAGGCGTAAGATTACGATATAGTATATGGGCCTAATGCAGTATTTTCAAAGACAAAGGCTACGGGCGAAACGTACAGGTCTTAAAGGGCCTACAGTATATTTGGCTCTCTGGACCTTTACCATGACCAGAGTATGGAATATATACACCATAGGACAGTCCTCTCCTGAGTTTGCCACCtcaagagatatatatatatatcctaatTTCCTCAGCCTACCCTCCTTGTCCCTGAATCTCATGTATATAATATAACATCCTCACCATAAAGTAGACCTCTCCTCAGCCTGCCTCCCTGctccctgtctcttctcctcATGGCGTCCTCAGCTGCAGCCCTGGCTCCAGGAGACAGCTCCGACAGCTCCTCATCAAGATCCAGACCCTCCTCCTCATACCTGTCTAGCTCAGGGATGGCTCGGTAGTCCCTGTATGGGCGGGGAGATGGCATCAGTGTGGTGAACACAAAAATGCTTTGATAATATAAAAGCAACcagaacatttacattacatttaagtcatttagcagacgctcttatccagagcgacttacaaattggaaagttcatacatattcatcctggtccccccgtggggaatgaacccacaaccctggcgttgcaagcgccatgatctaccaactgagccacacgagaACACTATGTAAAGAACTACGTCTTAAAGTCAGGATGAGGTAAACGACAAGGATCAATTCCACTTTAAatgaatgtattttatttaactaggcaagtcagttaagaacaagttcttatttacaatgcctaccaaaaggcctcaaGCGGggtatataggacaaaacacaaatCACGATGagagacaacatagcaaggcagcaacacatgacaaaacagcatcatagcaacacaacatggaagCAGCACAAAACtctacaaacattattgggcacagccaacagcacaaagggcaagaaggtagagacaacaatacatcatgcaaagcagccacaactgtcagtaagagtgtccatgattgaatcCCTAAAAAGTATtgaatacttttttattttattgcaatCATGTTACACAGCAGCACAAGGAAGACTTTAACACCTCCCCTTGCTCACCTCTCCATCGCATCTCCTATCAGTTCCTCCccatcatctccctcctcctccacccctggcAGAGGACCATCACCCAGGAGCCCCTCTGACTCGTCCTCGAAGGGGGGCAGGTCTCTCCCCGGGCTTGAGGTCAGGTCTCCCCGTCTGGAACCATGGCTGGGGCTAGTTGCCATGTGATATGACTCAGATGAATCCTGACAAAGAGGAGAATACACAGCCCTTGTTAAAATCGATTTGTTAAACTTTGCTAGTTATTTAAGTGATGACTTATAGCATAACAATGTTATTGTAACAAGATGTTCCAATGCGGATTCCCTAAATGTGTTGAGCTCGTAGAAAGTACTGTAACGTTGTAAACAAAGAGTTAACGTTAATTAGCTAGCGAACATGAGCTATATAAATGAAACATTTAATTTTCAAGTTAGTTACCAGGGTAtctctagttagctagctaactatgatGGTGACAATGGAGTGCTCGTACGCCGACTGATGGCTGACAACCTGGCaatcaaactagctagctaactactagCTAACGTCATAGCTAGCGCACAATACAATTCTAGATTCAACGATTTGTATACCTTTAACATGGCCAATAAAAAAGTATAAACTTAATACATGTACTTTCTATCACGTTGATCTCTAACTAAAGTGTTAGTTAACTTTACATCTAGTTatgagcggtctaaggcactgccatctcagtgttagaggcgtcactacagaccctggttagattccaggctgtatcacaaccggccgtgatcgggagtcccatagggcgacgcacaatggGCTCAGCGTCAGCCGGGTgaggccgtaattgtaaataataatgtttaactgacttgcctagttaaattggCAAGTAACATAGCGCCCTAAGATTCGTTGGCAAGACaacgtagctaacgttagctaatctGCTTTCTGCCATGTCCTTCTGCTCTTGCTTTACTAAAGAGCAAAAAGAGAACACGAGCAAGGCTAGCTGACCAATCACAGGAGATAAACAGCCATCTGCGAACTAAGAAACAGCATGCAATATTAATATAAAACTATTTTCTATAATAATCACTCACCGCCATCGTGTATCGCTGGCTTGACTCCGCTGCTTCCACGCAAGTTTTTTTTTCTGACCAGACTTTTCGCGCGAAATCTTCACGTGGTATGGAAAGCGCGCGAAATCTCATGAATATGTAACGTTGAAAACCAAACTCAGTATTATGATTGGTCGGCGCTAATTTATGGCTCTGTGATTGGTCAGTCCTATGGAGACAATTTAGGTGCACTCGTTTTGGTTCGCCCAGCAAGCCGGGTGGTCGGGGTTACCGCTTGTATAACTTCCGTCATAGGACCAACTGATAAATATATTGGGTAACGCTGTCACGCTTGACCATATTTTTGTGTGAAATACACGTTTTATGTTCTTTTTCTAGGAGTGACAATTTATTTTTCGATTAATTTATAGAACAATCTACAttcaaaacataaaatatttgacAACATATTACATTTTAATAGATTGAGTACTGTAATTCAAAATATTTGATAATGTATTACATTTAAACATAATTATAGTACTCTCATACAGTCATTGATTTCACATCAGTGCACGGTTCATTTTCCCTGTATAAAAGACATAAATAGcaaatttatttgatttgataattTGATAATTATTTCATTTGTAAAATCAAGATGGACCTGGTTAGATTAATAACACTCTTTTACAGTATATAACATTAGTCAAACACCTCTAAAGAGAATATACAGTGCAGGTACAGTGACAGCAAGCGCAACGTAAGCCAGAACAGTGTTGTACACGGTAGTCTGGTTTATCTGAGCCCCAAGTCTTTTCTCCGTCTGGTCAAGTCCTTGCATAACACTCTCTGTTTCACATACAAACATCTGTGAATCTTGTTGACTTATCACTACAGGTGGCTTCTCTTCTCTATGATACGTCTCAATTAAATTCTTCACTTCCTTGAGTTCCGATTCAACCTTTCCAACACCCTGGTCTAGCTGCCCAAGCTGGGGCTGGACTCCTTCTATAAGAACCTGTGCCTTCTGGCTATAGAGCAGTATCTCTTTTAGAACTGTCTCAGAGGCACTTGGAgaaggtggaggtggaaccaCGATGGGTTCTGGAACCGGAACAGGACCTGTCACCGGCTTCTTCACATGTTTCTCAGCCTGAGCTGCACTATGCTGTAGTGTCGCCCTCAGGGTGTCTATAAGGCCTCTCAGCTCCTCTTGTTGAGTCGAATGCATACTGGCCTGGACTCTGATAGCCTCCTGTAGGTTGACTGGTCCTTTCTGGGCATCTAGTAGTAAATTCTTCAGCTCCTGTAGGCGTACCCTGTTGACATAGGTAGAACCCATGACCCCTATGAAGGCACCGAGTACAGAGCCTATCACAGACCAGTTCTTGGTGCGCTCCGTCCGCGTCCGTTCTTTCTCGTGGCTCTCACGTACACCCGCTGAGAATAAGGCAAACTTCTCCCTTTCAGCCCCTTCTGCGTTTTCGTAGGCTGTTCGTATGCGACGTTCCTCCTATGGTCAAGACATTGTGAGAATGTTTGCTTCTTTAAATAGAGTGCAACACTACAGATGTGTGTATGTTCCATTTTATTCTGTGTTGACAGTAGTTACCTGCA from Salvelinus alpinus chromosome 2, SLU_Salpinus.1, whole genome shotgun sequence carries:
- the LOC139553323 gene encoding mitochondrial potassium channel-like, translating into MRYRGKPLIPWCHGTSCLYRFHIAGTVRGTVYSSRSYSTQQQKPPQPKDDRVDKPAVPIQEHAIATIQHLTDLGKQWGQKSMSTASNTVNYWWERYEEFVGLNEVRYAQSKVTEAEKAFMVARGMVREAHGSLEALQVRLKEVRDRLDRVSREEAHYLELATLEHKLLQEERRIRTAYENAEGAEREKFALFSAGVRESHEKERTRTERTKNWSVIGSVLGAFIGVMGSTYVNRVRLQELKNLLLDAQKGPVNLQEAIRVQASMHSTQQEELRGLIDTLRATLQHSAAQAEKHVKKPVTGPVPVPEPIVVPPPPSPSASETVLKEILLYSQKAQVLIEGVQPQLGQLDQGVGKVESELKEVKNLIETYHREEKPPVVISQQDSQMFVCETESVMQGLDQTEKRLGAQINQTTVYNTVLAYVALAVTVPALYILFRGV